Proteins encoded by one window of Litoribacterium kuwaitense:
- the yqeK gene encoding bis(5'-nucleosyl)-tetraphosphatase (symmetrical) YqeK — MYSLKKAEDYVTPKLTEARKNHTLGVVEAAVELAKRYGADEDKAALAAMLHDVAKCLPPEEQKEYLQAKGIGHDLLQFHHNTWHAVVGAHMVFVELGIDDEDIIHAIRYHTTGRAGMSLLEKIIFIADYIEPNRRFEGVDGVRDLAEQSLDAAIIQALSNTIGYLVNANQTVAPDSFLAYNDTILQRKWRVEVTSKRQS, encoded by the coding sequence ATGTACAGCTTAAAGAAGGCTGAGGATTATGTAACGCCAAAATTGACGGAGGCCAGAAAAAACCATACGCTTGGCGTAGTGGAAGCAGCTGTCGAATTGGCGAAGCGTTATGGAGCTGATGAAGACAAAGCAGCATTGGCAGCGATGCTGCATGATGTAGCAAAGTGTCTGCCTCCTGAGGAACAAAAGGAATATTTACAAGCGAAAGGGATAGGGCATGACCTTCTTCAGTTTCACCACAATACTTGGCATGCGGTCGTTGGTGCTCATATGGTTTTCGTTGAGTTAGGTATTGATGATGAAGATATTATACATGCTATTCGGTATCATACGACTGGGCGCGCAGGTATGAGTTTGCTGGAAAAAATTATTTTTATAGCTGATTATATTGAGCCAAACCGTCGCTTTGAAGGAGTGGACGGCGTAAGAGATTTAGCGGAACAGTCATTGGATGCTGCTATTATCCAAGCGTTATCCAATACGATTGGCTATTTAGTGAATGCAAACCAAACGGTGGCACCAGATTCATTTTTAGCATATAACGATACAATTTTACAGAGAAAATGGCGGGTTGAAGTGACTTCGAAAAGACAATCATAA
- the rsfS gene encoding ribosome silencing factor, whose protein sequence is MTDTQLLKMPVQAADDKKAHEIVVLDMQGISLVADYFLICHGNSEKQVQAIATAIKDKANEQGIGIQRMEGYEHARWVLVDLGGVVCHIFHHEERHHYQLEKLWGDATYVNIDEFLTPSSAASSYISR, encoded by the coding sequence TTGACCGATACACAACTCTTAAAAATGCCTGTACAAGCTGCTGATGATAAGAAAGCCCATGAGATTGTTGTCTTAGACATGCAAGGAATATCACTTGTTGCTGACTATTTTCTTATCTGTCATGGTAATTCAGAAAAGCAGGTTCAGGCAATTGCAACAGCGATCAAAGATAAAGCAAACGAGCAAGGGATAGGTATTCAGCGAATGGAAGGCTATGAGCACGCACGCTGGGTTCTTGTCGATCTTGGAGGTGTTGTTTGTCATATTTTCCATCACGAAGAACGGCATCATTATCAATTGGAAAAGCTTTGGGGCGATGCTACCTATGTAAATATTGACGAATTTTTAACACCTTCGTCTGCTGCATCTTCATATATATCCAGGTGA
- the yqeH gene encoding ribosome biogenesis GTPase YqeH has protein sequence MTYVNDHYCAGCGVHIQTENEKEPGYVPASALERETIVCRRCFRLKNYNEVTPTSIGEKEFLAIANDLASRKALIVKIVDVFDFHGSWISGIKRFAGNNDILLVANKADLLPKSVKKIKVEQWMRTQAKEWGVPLCDVALISADTGNGLEEVAGKIDRYATGKDVYVVGCTNVGKSTFINQLIRAFGAEDEATLTTSAHPGTTLGLVDIPLDHDRTMFDTPGLINHHQMAHVISQKAYKKVFPKKEIKPKIYQLNEGQTLFFAGLARLDIAGGEADVICYFSNELYIHRTKTDNASELYEKQLGDLLQPPFKADLSAFPALQETSFGMIDNKMDIVYSGLGWVTILPKSSVQVHAHAPKNVGVFKREALI, from the coding sequence GAAAACGAAAAAGAGCCAGGGTATGTTCCTGCTTCTGCATTAGAAAGAGAAACGATTGTTTGCCGGCGTTGTTTTCGCTTGAAGAATTATAATGAAGTCACCCCTACGTCTATAGGTGAAAAGGAGTTTCTGGCGATTGCCAACGACTTGGCTTCAAGGAAGGCATTAATTGTGAAAATCGTAGATGTCTTTGATTTTCATGGAAGCTGGATATCAGGCATTAAACGGTTTGCAGGAAATAATGATATATTGCTTGTTGCGAATAAGGCTGATTTATTACCAAAGTCAGTCAAAAAGATAAAGGTAGAGCAATGGATGAGAACGCAGGCAAAAGAGTGGGGCGTTCCTCTTTGCGATGTTGCGCTCATTTCCGCAGATACTGGAAATGGGTTGGAAGAAGTAGCAGGGAAAATTGATCGATATGCTACGGGTAAGGATGTCTATGTTGTCGGCTGTACGAATGTTGGAAAATCGACGTTCATTAATCAGCTTATTCGAGCATTTGGTGCAGAGGACGAGGCGACATTAACGACTTCTGCGCATCCTGGTACAACACTGGGTCTCGTTGATATTCCTTTAGATCATGATCGGACGATGTTTGATACACCGGGCCTCATTAATCATCATCAAATGGCTCATGTCATCTCTCAAAAAGCGTATAAAAAAGTATTTCCTAAAAAAGAGATAAAGCCAAAAATATACCAACTGAACGAAGGACAAACGCTCTTTTTTGCCGGCTTGGCTCGCCTAGATATAGCTGGAGGAGAAGCAGATGTCATTTGCTATTTCTCCAATGAGCTGTATATTCACCGGACAAAGACTGATAACGCAAGTGAGTTATATGAAAAGCAGCTCGGTGATTTACTGCAGCCGCCTTTTAAAGCTGACTTATCGGCATTTCCGGCGCTTCAGGAAACGAGTTTTGGCATGATCGACAACAAAATGGACATTGTCTATTCCGGGCTTGGCTGGGTGACGATTTTACCCAAATCATCTGTACAAGTGCATGCACATGCGCCAAAAAATGTTGGGGTTTTTAAAAGAGAAGCATTGATTTAA
- the yhbY gene encoding ribosome assembly RNA-binding protein YhbY, which translates to MNSLTNKQRRYLRSKAHHLQSIFQVGKQGVTDELAKQLCLALEARELIKMNVLNNAEVDAKEAAELLEEKTGAEVVQTIGNVIVLYKMSEKNPTIQLP; encoded by the coding sequence ATGAACTCTTTAACGAATAAGCAACGACGATATTTACGCAGTAAGGCGCACCATCTTCAATCTATTTTTCAAGTAGGTAAGCAAGGTGTCACAGATGAATTGGCGAAGCAGCTTTGTCTTGCATTAGAAGCAAGAGAATTAATCAAAATGAACGTATTAAACAATGCAGAGGTCGATGCGAAGGAAGCGGCTGAGCTACTTGAGGAAAAAACAGGCGCTGAGGTTGTGCAAACGATTGGCAATGTTATCGTTCTTTATAAAATGTCAGAGAAAAATCCAACGATTCAATTGCCATGA
- a CDS encoding nicotinate-nucleotide adenylyltransferase encodes MKHIGLFGGTFDPPHIGHLMIAQEVQVACQLDEIWFIPARKPPHKQHKETTEGKHRLRMIELATKHNPLFNVNEIEFEHDLSYTVDTVTMLQEKWPEYTFSFIIGADMVEGLAKWKDIDRLISKVQFIVAKRPGYCLRSVYPLKEVDTPEIALSSTWLRKRLGTKKPVKYMLCEEVLSYIKEHDLYVQLKEG; translated from the coding sequence ATGAAACACATCGGGCTGTTTGGCGGAACCTTTGACCCGCCGCATATTGGTCATTTGATGATTGCACAGGAAGTTCAGGTGGCATGTCAGCTCGATGAAATTTGGTTCATTCCCGCCCGAAAACCACCTCATAAACAACATAAGGAAACAACAGAGGGAAAGCACCGTTTACGGATGATTGAGCTGGCTACAAAGCATAATCCGCTTTTTAATGTTAATGAAATTGAGTTTGAACATGATCTCTCATATACAGTAGACACAGTGACTATGCTCCAAGAAAAATGGCCGGAATATACGTTTTCCTTTATCATCGGTGCAGATATGGTTGAAGGGCTAGCAAAGTGGAAGGACATTGATCGATTGATAAGTAAAGTTCAATTCATCGTCGCAAAGCGTCCAGGATACTGTTTACGGAGCGTGTACCCATTGAAGGAAGTAGACACTCCGGAGATTGCGTTATCATCCACCTGGCTAAGAAAGCGTTTGGGAACGAAAAAACCAGTGAAATATATGCTTTGCGAAGAAGTTTTGTCTTACATTAAGGAGCATGATTTATATGTACAGCTTAAAGAAGGCTGA
- the aroE gene encoding shikimate dehydrogenase: MQLKLFGLIGHPVGHSLSPMMQNRAFKHIDFPGIYIAYDVKPENLTTAVAGLKALGCEGFNVTIPHKVNVMPLLDEVSEEAKALGAVNTVVRENGRFVGYNTDGVGYLRSLEPELPAPIESLKILMLGAGGAAQALFLTLVNQRPKVLDVVNRSSHRAEQLIQSSPNPSVHHVFSYDEAEQRSGEYDVIINTTAVGMSPNTAERPLALTNVRPGTVVSDIVYNPLKTAFLKTAEEKQCRIHDGVGMFVGQGALAFERWTTQKAPVKEMRETVLQALKR, encoded by the coding sequence GTGCAATTGAAGTTATTTGGTTTAATTGGGCATCCTGTAGGCCATTCATTATCACCCATGATGCAAAATCGTGCGTTTAAGCACATTGATTTCCCAGGGATCTATATTGCCTATGACGTAAAACCAGAAAATCTAACTACGGCGGTCGCTGGTCTAAAAGCGCTTGGTTGTGAAGGATTTAATGTAACGATACCGCATAAAGTGAATGTCATGCCTTTGCTCGATGAGGTTTCAGAAGAGGCAAAAGCATTAGGTGCAGTCAATACTGTTGTGAGAGAGAATGGGCGGTTTGTTGGTTATAATACAGATGGTGTAGGGTATTTGCGATCACTTGAGCCTGAGTTACCAGCACCAATCGAGTCGTTGAAAATATTAATGCTCGGTGCTGGCGGGGCAGCACAAGCGTTGTTTTTAACGTTGGTCAATCAACGTCCCAAAGTATTAGACGTCGTAAATCGCTCGTCGCACAGGGCAGAGCAGCTGATCCAATCGTCACCGAACCCTTCCGTCCATCACGTTTTTTCTTATGATGAAGCAGAGCAGCGTTCAGGTGAATATGATGTTATCATTAATACAACTGCGGTTGGGATGAGTCCAAATACAGCGGAACGACCCCTTGCTTTAACCAATGTTCGTCCTGGAACAGTCGTTAGTGATATCGTCTATAATCCTTTAAAAACAGCATTTTTAAAAACCGCAGAAGAAAAGCAGTGCCGTATACATGATGGTGTAGGTATGTTTGTCGGTCAAGGCGCATTAGCGTTCGAGCGATGGACGACACAAAAAGCACCGGTTAAAGAAATGCGGGAAACTGTACTACAAGCATTGAAAAGGTGA
- a CDS encoding class I SAM-dependent DNA methyltransferase: MSYSEFAYVYDALMIDAPYDEWLALVREECHEKNLRDQHILDIACGTGVFAERLIREGFNVTGVDQSEEMLTVAKRRLPQSLFICQDMRALDVGQAYDGITILCDSLNYLLSIEEWEQTLVAAFNHLKPEGWLIFDVHATQKIESFIHDGTYALAEDDISYIWHSFEGSEPLSVSHELSIFVQDEQDECKYHRFDEVHEQRTFEYAEIEGVVYSSGFKITKRLTDFEANKSIDEGERWIFCCQKR; the protein is encoded by the coding sequence ATGAGTTATAGTGAATTTGCGTACGTATATGACGCGTTAATGATCGATGCTCCTTATGATGAGTGGCTTGCTCTCGTGCGAGAGGAATGTCATGAGAAGAACCTTCGTGATCAACACATCTTGGATATCGCATGTGGAACCGGCGTTTTTGCTGAACGATTAATTCGTGAAGGCTTTAACGTGACCGGAGTTGATCAATCTGAGGAAATGCTTACAGTTGCTAAACGCCGCCTTCCGCAATCTCTTTTTATTTGTCAAGATATGCGAGCGCTTGATGTAGGTCAGGCGTACGATGGAATCACGATTTTGTGTGACTCACTTAATTATTTACTGTCCATTGAAGAATGGGAGCAAACCCTTGTGGCCGCTTTTAACCACTTAAAACCTGAGGGATGGTTGATCTTTGATGTCCATGCCACACAAAAAATAGAGAGCTTTATTCATGATGGGACTTACGCTCTTGCTGAAGACGACATTTCATATATTTGGCATTCCTTTGAGGGGAGCGAGCCTCTTAGTGTCTCGCATGAACTATCTATTTTTGTTCAGGATGAGCAGGATGAATGCAAATATCATCGTTTTGATGAGGTCCATGAGCAAAGAACATTTGAGTATGCGGAAATTGAAGGTGTCGTTTATTCATCTGGCTTTAAAATTACAAAAAGACTTACTGATTTCGAGGCAAATAAGTCAATTGATGAAGGGGAGCGGTGGATTTTTTGCTGTCAAAAGCGGTAA